The genomic segment TCCACATGAAATATCTAATATTAAATTCAGAGCTTCTACTTGTGTTTTGATTTTAGGCATAATTTTTGTTTTTCCTTTCATTCCATAAAAAAATCACTGCGTTATTATATGAACCAGTGATTTTTATTTCATATGTTTTATAAATCTTATAAAGGTTAGGATAAAGCTCTTTTAAATGTTTAAGCCTTAACATAGCCTTATCATAAGCTTCACGTAATGCTTGTGAGTTATCCCAATCTAAACAACGACTTGTTTCAAAACGGACGTAAATTTCCCTACACTCTTTTTCTGCTTGAAAGCATTGTGAGGATAATTTCATTTCTTTTTTCCTTTCACTTAAATTTATACGCACTTATGCGGAACGTGAGAATCGAACTCACTTTATTCAACCGAGAAATCCTTTTTCCGCTAATAAAAAATTGCTCTCTCAATCATGAGAAAGCAATCATTAGGAGTAAATAAACCTTTTTATGACTTATTCAGGTCAAGTTATTTAATTCAACAACACAAATTAAACCCTCCCCATAAATATTTTCTGCCCAATTCAACACGCTTTCTAAGGCATTTTCAGCACGTTTTCTACTAGAATAAGCTTTAGCCATACTTTTAACTTCAGAAAAGACCGCATATCTACTTCCCTGAACTATAAATGATTCTCCTGTATAATATCCCTCTAAAAACTTTATCGTACTCTTAATGACATACAAAGTCGTCTCTTTGTCTTTAGCTTTTGTCATTTCTTTCCCTCTTCAATCGCTGCAAGTGCTTCATTTTCAGCCAGCACATCTTCAATATTTCTTCCAGTCACTTTTTCGATATAATCAGCTGCGTTTTTTTGAGTTTTAGCTAACTCAGCAAGTTTACTATCGGCAATATTTCCTTCAACAATATTTTGATTAATGTTTGCGGCAGCACTTATATAAATTAATGTATGAATTAATTCATCACGTTCTTTCTTGACTTCTTCAAGCTCTCGCAATGCTTTAAGCGTTGTTGCATTTTCTAAATCATTCACTTTCGATACCTACGATTTCTTCTAAGTAGTTATCAATGAAAAATGACCAATCATTTCTGTGATGAACCTTGATGATTTTTAGTGCTTCTACTAAAATATCACGCTGTTTCTTGACTTTTTCAAGCTCAAGTTTGTCAGTGCTGACAGAGCCGTCGGTAAATAACCGCATAAGTAGCTTTTTCTGAAAATTTATCTTCTTCTTATTTGTAGAAGTTGAGCATATCATTCTGTAAATTTCAAGATTTTCCTCAAATTCTTCTGTTTTATTAAGTTGTCTCATTTCTTTATCCTCTCACAGCAAAACATTGTTCCATATATTCTAAGCAAGCTCTTGAACGTAAGCCATTTGAATCGCCATATTTTGCATTTTGCTCCAAAACGTCCATCACAAAATTGAATATTTCCATTTGCTTAGTAAGCCCTAGAATCCAAAATAAGTTTTTGTTATAAAACTCAGAAAAACGAATCAATAATTCTGTATCTGGCTTTGTCTGTCCTTTTTCATATCTGATATATGTTCTTTCAGTCAAACCCAAAGCATCACATACTTGATTTTGAGTTAAATTATTCATATGTCTTAAATCTGAAAGTCGCTCTGCAATAGTCGTCATTTGTTTATCTCCAAATAAAAAAACAGCCTTTGAAAGACTGTTTGAGTGATTAATTGACTTGAACGGGTGTAACGCCATATCTAATACTGTGGTCAAATCCCAAATCAATAACAGCTTGAGAATTAACCGTAGCATCTACATAAGCTTGAGCTTCTCCTAAAGTATTAAATGTTTGCGACCATCTACGCACTCCATCAACTGAAACCCAGCCTACATACTTATATACTGGTGTTGGTTTTGAGGGTTGTGTTGGTGTAGTAGACGGAGGTGTTACTGGTGTCGTCGGTTGTTGAGTGTTTCCCCAGCATTGTTATTACCATTTGATGATGAATTACCTTGTGATGCTCCACCTGTATTACTTTGCCCTGAATTGTATGAAGAATTGGCATTATTTGAGCTTTGATTATTATTTGAATTTGTATTTGATGATTGATTTTGAGCCGTTATGCTACTTGTTGTTTGATTAGCTTTACTTGCTTTTGTTGCTTCTGCTTTTTTCTTCTCAGCTTCAACTTTTGCTTTTTGAGTAGAAACAGCTTGTTTGACTTTATCCAGCCGAGCTTGTTGTGACTTTTTATCTTTTTCAAAGTAGCTGTCTTTTTCTGCATTGATTGCATTTTGTGCCTTTGTCACATCAACCTCTTTTTTAGATTTTTCGGCAATCGCAATTAAGCCATCAGTTGCTTTCAACTGATTGAGCAAACTTTTCAATTTATCCACTTCTGGTTGATATATTTTTTGATTTTTAGCACTCAATTTCTTAATCGCTGTTTCAGCACTTTTTATATCTTCATCTTTACGTGAAGTATAAGCTTTTTGTATCGCTACTCTAGCTTTTTCTTTCAAATCGTTTGTCTTTTTCTCTAGTTGTGATGTTTCATCTTTCTTACTTTCAACTTTAGAACCACCACACGCTGATAACATCCCTACTGATAGCAATGCAATAGTCGCAAGTGCAACTGTACTTTTCTTATTCATAATTTACTCCTTTAATGCTCCTATTGTTACTTTATTATAACATAAAGTAACAACATAATTATCTTAAAATTAAGAGAAATAGCGGATTTGAACCACTATCTGATGAATCATCTATTTTTCTTAAACTAATTTCTCATAAAAAACCTATCGGCATTTTGCTAAAAATAAAGGCACTTTAGAAAGTATCTCTCTTTTCATGAGTGTTATCTTTATCCCTAGACAAGATTTTGATGGGTTTTTAATTTATTTTCATTTTACATTAAAAAAAGAATTGACCTTTATCAATTCTCTAAATTTTGGACACAAAAAACTTTACAAATGAGAAAGTATCTTCAACTTTCTCCAACGTCCTTTCAAAGTTAATGAATGAAAGGCGTTGCTGGCTCTATCTAGTGGAACAGCTCAGAAATTCTGAATTTTCAAGATTGAATTTCATGTTACGCTGTCAGTTCTACTTCGAGAGGCAATCGTCCTGTCTCATTCAGAATTATCACAAATGGGTTCATGTTACATTTGCTTTCTGATAATTCAACCCTCTCCAGGTTTTTGAGTGGCTTCCTCGGTCATGCTAGAAGATTGTCAGTACCGCTTAATTAGGGCGACGGCTCGCCACAGGTTTTTCAGTTTTTAAATTAGTTTCTGCATACATTGACTTTTCTCCTTTAAAAGTGTTAAAATAATAATTGTCTAGGTTATTAATTTAACACTTTTGTGGGAGCTGCCAAAGCGCGCTTCCGCTTATTTTTTATATAGTTAATTAATGTATTTATTAACTATATAATTATTTTAATATATTTATTAACG from the Lactococcus allomyrinae genome contains:
- a CDS encoding helix-turn-helix transcriptional regulator; its protein translation is MTTIAERLSDLRHMNNLTQNQVCDALGLTERTYIRYEKGQTKPDTELLIRFSEFYNKNLFWILGLTKQMEIFNFVMDVLEQNAKYGDSNGLRSRACLEYMEQCFAVRG